The region TCTCCGTTGGGACGACAGCATCGTCTGCCCCTTTAAATGTATGTAATATTCTGTTCCATAGATCATTGAAGTTGTTGAACTCTTCTCTGTAAAGAACGCCGGCACCAGTTGTGTAGTTGCTTTCCTCGGTGGTTTGGGTCAATTCATCGTTCGATCGGGCAAATGCTTTAAGCCTAAGTTTCCCCGATTTGTTGAGCTTAACATCGATATTGAAGTCTCCTGCTATAGGATTGTTGTTGTTTTTTGAGGTTACATCAACATTTCCGTTTATTGAAACTCTATCATCAAGAATTTGGGTTGATAGAGCAAACTCCATTTGGTCGGAGCTAAGTTCGTTCTCTTGACCTGGCCTATAGTTGATGCCTATATCAATGTTATTGCTCATCTGCGATATCCAGTTACTCAGCTGATTGGATAGCAATTCGCTTGCAGTGTTGTAAAGGCCTGTGGTTCCTAAACTCGAGTTGCTGCTCTCCAAGGTTGATGTGGTTCCGGTGGCGTTCTGATCGGCAATGAAACTGTTGATAACCAGTAACCCCAGAAATTGGGTGTTCACTTTTTCTTCGGTGTTTAAGGTGCTTGCAACAAGGGCTTTGGTCTCAGCATCGGCATTGGGTAGGTCTATGTTGAACTTAATATTAGGTGACATCAATTTTTGAGTTAGCAGTATCTGGCAATCCACTGGAATGCGAGTTGTGTAGTTCTCGTTCATAAGTAACTGGCGGAGCGATGTTTTAACTCGATATACCGCTTTTATGTCCATGGTAGCATCTAGCGGATCGCCATTCCACGATATATTGCTACCATCTTCAATCTTGAATTTTTTGTTGATAACGCCTTGTAGTGTGAACAGGTAATCACCCTTCTCTATGTTGTAGTTCCCGTACATTTTGAATATGTCCTTGTATGGGTTTATTTCCATTTTGAGGTTTCCGCTACCGTTAGCTTTTATGATATCACCCAGTTTCTTGTCGATAATAATTTGAGCTTCGGCCTCTGGGGTAACTTGCAATTCAAGGTTTAAATTCAGGTTCGTGCTTGACTCTTCATTTACAACCGTAGGTTCTTCAATAACAATGAAGTTTGGATCGTTATTCACAAAGGTTATGAAATTGTTCTGCTCAACCGTGCCACTACTTGATAGCGGAAGGAAAATGGCTGTTTTATTGTCGGTTTTGAGTTTGATATTTAGATTCAAATCGTCAGGTTTTCCATCTATTAGTATTATTCCAGTGGCAAAAACAGTACCGTAGAATGAGTCGTTATCTCTTTCAGTGGTGTTCATGCACTGGAAGTTTTCGGTTGCGAGGCTTAAATTGAGGTTGAAATCCTTGAAGTGATTTGTTCGGATGTTACCGTTGAGTGTTGCAGTTTTACGGTACTGATCCGTAATTTTAACATTCCTGAAAAAGATATCGCTATTCTCAATGGCAATTTTATCGTTTAGTGCGTATCGGGTTTGTAGAAAATCAACGGTCAGTTTTGTGTCTATTAGGTTGATATCTCCATTAAGTAAAGGTTTGTCGGTAGTTCCTGTAATATTAAGCCTTCCATTAATGCTTCCTGCTATATTAGATACGTTTCCGGCGAGTAGTGGTGCAATGTGTGTGAGCTTTATTCTGTTTATGTCAACGTTAAAGTCAATTTTATTGTTTTCTGCGAAGTAATTTCCCTTGGCTGAGAACGTAATAGTATCATGGTACTCATTTAGAAGATTCAGCGCCATTCGCTTTTCCTCGTTGTTCCAAATGCTTTTAAAATGAATATTCCCAACAGGGGTGGCGTTTGAAACAAGATTTTCGATATTAATATCGGCGAATAGGGTGGGGTTGGAGTATGCACTGTTGACTTTTGCATAACCGTTAATTTTCCCTTCGAGTTTATACCCTATGCTTTGTAGGTAAATATTTAGATAGGAAAGGTTTAAGTTCTTTATATTTACGGATAATGTATCCTGAGTGTTAGCCGATAAGCTGCCATCGATATCTAGCTGTTGGTTCTGGTTACTAATCTGAAAGTTTGCAATTTTGATACTGGCAGAATCAACAATGATGCTTGATGCGGACAACTGCCATGTGGAATCGTTAACCACAAACGACGAAGGCTTGAAGTTTAGCTGGGCAATATGCCCATGTTTCCCCGATTCATTGAAATCGGCTGCGGCCTCGATTAATCCATAGGTCATCGGCTTTTGTGGATTTTGCCAGCCTAATGCAAAGTTTAAAGTGTTATTTTTAACCTCGGTATTGATTTTAAAGTTCCGAATTGCGGTTTCTCCGAGTTTAATAATGGGAGTTGTTATGCTTGCAAGGAGTATGCTATCCTTGGTTTGCCCATCTATACTTAAATCCTTTATCGATGTAGTTCCCATTTGAACATCAGGGATCTTAATTTTAAATGTAAGTGTTTGCAGGTCGGGGTTGAGTATTCCAAAAACGCTGGAGTTCTCTGCAATTTTAAAATCAGGTGCAAGTATGTTGGTAATCTTCTGTGTTTTTTTTAGTCTGAATTTTATGAGATAATCGTTATATTCAGGTTTCTCCACTACAGGTCGGGATTCTTCTTCGTCTTCCGATTTGAAGGCTGGAACGTATTTGTAGAAAAGATCTGTTAAGTAGGCGAAAATTTTGGAGTAGTTGTACTTGCTTCGGATTTCGCCTTCCGCAAATTCCGATTTCAAACTGATAACCTTGCTTTCTGCCGTGTTATCTGCATTAATCACTATGTCGGATAACTTAAACTCTCCTCGTTGATTCTTGTACGATGAGTTTACGATTTTAATTTCTCCCTTACTGTTATCGAGGTTGCTTCCCGTAAACTTAGTTGTTAGTAGAAACGATGCTTGCGAAACGGAGTCTGTGGTGTTTAGGTTCAGCTTAACTAGGTCAATCTTCGGGACAAATGCCGAGAAATCGAATACGGGAATTGAATCGGAAAAGTCAACTTTTCCAAGAAAGTTCAACTTGCAGTTGGGATCATTTAGATGAATGGATCCAACGTACGTTTTGTTGCTAAGGTTTCCTGATATTTCAATTCCAGAATAATTGTATTGGTTGGCAATAAGCGATTTTATAGTAGCGTCGGTAAAGGCATTGATGTTTGCTTTTTCGTCGGAGGTTCCCTTTACCTTGGCCTGAAATGTAGTTTTGCCAAGGACTTCGGTTTGAGCAAGTTTGCCTACGTCAAGATTTGTTGCGTTTACGTTACCATTAAACGAGATTCCTTTTCCCTTATCTGGTATAAACGATAGGTCAATGGCTAGATCTCCGATGGCGCTCTTAATAGATCCGTACGCCACAAAGTTGTTGATATACCCGGTGAAGTTTCCTCTGTAAGTAACCTTGCCTAAAACATTCAGATCGGAAGGAATATCAATAAGCGGCTTGCTTCCATTGCCCGATTTGATTTCGGATAAATCATTTCTGGTGGTTGATAATTCATTTATATCAACCACCATAAGGGTTTGATCAATATTAGGAAGGCCTGTTAAGTTGAAATTTGTTGAAACAATGGTTTGTGCTCCAGTGGTAATGGTTATATTTTTCCCTCGGATGTCACTAACGGGTCCTTTTACTTTACCATCTATCGTTATTGCCACGTCAATGTCTCTAAATGTGGAAACGAAAAAGGCCAATGTGCTGGTTTTTAGGTATGAATTAGAGAATTCTGCATCAAACTTGACATTGTTGATGAAATCTCCAAACTTATCCCACCCTTCGAATAGCATATTCATATGGTCAAACTTTAGGCTTGAGCCGTGAGCCTGCACCCTGAGTTTCCCAAAATTCAGATGATTGTTGCAGAGGCTAAAGTCTGCTCTCAGTTTATCCAGTTTAAAGCCTGATTTATCGCAAAAAC is a window of Tenuifilaceae bacterium CYCD DNA encoding:
- a CDS encoding DUF490 domain-containing protein; amino-acid sequence: MLWLAIQSSQIQTILVDRVTKLLHSKTGINISVNAVDFRPFNKILLKNVYIADLNNDTLIYAKEIRLSLLNLKLDQGTYKLNNVQLDGAIINFITDTAGVMNLTALLDKISQDTTPSTDSSNFILKSNRISITNSSFRLRQAKADTVEYGVNFDDLCLNNLNIDVRNFYINADTVAMDINEMSFCDKSGFKLDKLRADFSLCNNHLNFGKLRVQAHGSSLKFDHMNMLFEGWDKFGDFINNVKFDAEFSNSYLKTSTLAFFVSTFRDIDVAITIDGKVKGPVSDIRGKNITITTGAQTIVSTNFNLTGLPNIDQTLMVVDINELSTTRNDLSEIKSGNGSKPLIDIPSDLNVLGKVTYRGNFTGYINNFVAYGSIKSAIGDLAIDLSFIPDKGKGISFNGNVNATNLDVGKLAQTEVLGKTTFQAKVKGTSDEKANINAFTDATIKSLIANQYNYSGIEISGNLSNKTYVGSIHLNDPNCKLNFLGKVDFSDSIPVFDFSAFVPKIDLVKLNLNTTDSVSQASFLLTTKFTGSNLDNSKGEIKIVNSSYKNQRGEFKLSDIVINADNTAESKVISLKSEFAEGEIRSKYNYSKIFAYLTDLFYKYVPAFKSEDEEESRPVVEKPEYNDYLIKFRLKKTQKITNILAPDFKIAENSSVFGILNPDLQTLTFKIKIPDVQMGTTSIKDLSIDGQTKDSILLASITTPIIKLGETAIRNFKINTEVKNNTLNFALGWQNPQKPMTYGLIEAAADFNESGKHGHIAQLNFKPSSFVVNDSTWQLSASSIIVDSASIKIANFQISNQNQQLDIDGSLSANTQDTLSVNIKNLNLSYLNIYLQSIGYKLEGKINGYAKVNSAYSNPTLFADINIENLVSNATPVGNIHFKSIWNNEEKRMALNLLNEYHDTITFSAKGNYFAENNKIDFNVDINRIKLTHIAPLLAGNVSNIAGSINGRLNITGTTDKPLLNGDINLIDTKLTVDFLQTRYALNDKIAIENSDIFFRNVKITDQYRKTATLNGNIRTNHFKDFNLNLSLATENFQCMNTTERDNDSFYGTVFATGIILIDGKPDDLNLNIKLKTDNKTAIFLPLSSSGTVEQNNFITFVNNDPNFIVIEEPTVVNEESSTNLNLNLELQVTPEAEAQIIIDKKLGDIIKANGSGNLKMEINPYKDIFKMYGNYNIEKGDYLFTLQGVINKKFKIEDGSNISWNGDPLDATMDIKAVYRVKTSLRQLLMNENYTTRIPVDCQILLTQKLMSPNIKFNIDLPNADAETKALVASTLNTEEKVNTQFLGLLVINSFIADQNATGTTSTLESSNSSLGTTGLYNTASELLSNQLSNWISQMSNNIDIGINYRPGQENELSSDQMEFALSTQILDDRVSINGNVDVTSKNNNNPIAGDFNIDVKLNKSGKLRLKAFARSNDELTQTTEESNYTTGAGVLYREEFNNFNDLWNRILHTFKGADDAVVPTEIIESDTISSKQDSTQTNYIEIK